The Pseudolabrys sp. FHR47 genome contains a region encoding:
- a CDS encoding hemolysin family protein: MPDSDPTSTNLPFDARNLPVPVPAKRDSDGNWFVRVFRSVFGSRASTIRADLTDVLDAMTPGESGFSPEESRMLKNILGLRERRVVDVMVPRADIIAVQQDIQLGDLLMVFEKAGHSRLVIYNDTLDDPVGMVHIRDLIGYMTAHATIDPAKNAKRRKPLPAGLDLKAINLATPLTAAKIVREVLFVPPSARVMDLLARMQAKQIHLALVIDEYGGTDGLISIEDIVEQIVGEIADEHDEDDAADIVRQPDGSYVADARASLEDVVATLGKDFVVDEDIAEEVDTLGGYLTTRAGRLPLRGELIPGPGLFEFEVLDADPRRVKRVRISRLTEKRQKPREPKKRGEPDAVLAGVAPPQLNLDAPPKDAGSQNPSRS, encoded by the coding sequence ATGCCCGATAGCGACCCTACCAGTACCAACTTGCCGTTCGACGCGCGCAATCTGCCGGTGCCCGTGCCGGCCAAGCGCGACAGCGACGGCAACTGGTTCGTGCGCGTCTTCCGCTCGGTGTTCGGCTCGCGCGCCAGCACCATCCGCGCCGACCTGACCGATGTGCTCGATGCCATGACGCCCGGCGAATCCGGCTTCTCGCCGGAAGAAAGCCGGATGCTCAAGAATATCCTGGGCCTGCGCGAACGCCGCGTCGTCGACGTGATGGTGCCGCGTGCTGACATCATCGCTGTTCAGCAGGACATTCAGCTCGGCGATCTCCTGATGGTGTTCGAGAAGGCCGGCCATTCGCGCCTCGTCATTTATAACGATACGCTCGACGACCCCGTCGGCATGGTCCACATCCGCGACCTCATCGGCTACATGACGGCGCACGCGACCATCGATCCGGCCAAGAACGCCAAGCGGCGCAAGCCGCTGCCCGCTGGCCTCGATCTCAAGGCGATCAACCTGGCGACGCCTCTGACGGCCGCCAAGATCGTCCGCGAAGTCCTGTTCGTGCCGCCGTCGGCGCGCGTCATGGATCTGCTGGCGCGTATGCAGGCCAAACAAATTCACCTCGCGCTCGTCATCGACGAATATGGCGGCACCGATGGCCTCATCTCGATCGAGGACATTGTCGAACAGATCGTCGGCGAGATCGCCGACGAGCACGATGAAGACGATGCCGCGGATATCGTGCGCCAGCCGGACGGCTCCTATGTTGCCGATGCGCGCGCCTCGCTCGAGGATGTCGTTGCGACTTTGGGCAAAGACTTTGTCGTTGACGAGGACATTGCCGAGGAAGTCGACACGCTTGGCGGCTATCTGACGACGCGCGCCGGCCGCCTGCCATTGCGCGGCGAATTGATCCCCGGCCCCGGCCTGTTCGAGTTCGAAGTGCTCGATGCCGATCCGCGCCGCGTCAAGCGGGTGCGCATCTCACGGCTGACCGAGAAGCGCCAGAAGCCGCGCGAGCCGAAGAAGCGGGGCGAGCCCGATGCGGTGCTGGCCGGTGTCGCGCCGCCGCAGCTCAACCTCGATGCGCCGCCCAAGGACGCGGGCTCGCAGAACCCATCGCGGTCCTGA
- a CDS encoding helix-turn-helix domain-containing protein — translation MAKKAPNPIDKHVGSRVRMRRMMLSMSQEKLGDALGLTFQQVQKYEKGTNRIGASRLQAIANILQVPVSFFFEGAPHGPGGHVSTGMSEAPSPAYVSDFLATSDGLSLTKSFMRIKSSKLRRRIVDLVEQIAGDE, via the coding sequence ATGGCCAAGAAGGCACCTAATCCGATCGACAAACATGTCGGTTCGCGCGTGCGTATGCGCCGGATGATGCTGAGTATGAGCCAGGAAAAACTCGGTGACGCTCTCGGCCTCACCTTCCAGCAAGTGCAGAAGTACGAGAAGGGCACGAATCGGATCGGCGCCAGCCGTTTGCAGGCGATCGCCAATATCCTGCAAGTACCGGTTTCATTCTTCTTCGAAGGCGCGCCCCACGGCCCAGGCGGCCACGTCAGCACCGGCATGTCGGAAGCGCCGTCACCCGCCTACGTATCGGACTTCCTTGCCACCTCGGACGGCCTGTCTCTGACCAAGTCGTTCATGCGCATCAAGAGCTCGAAGCTCCGCCGCCGCATCGTCGATCTGGTCGAGCAGATCGCCGGCGACGAATAG
- a CDS encoding RES family NAD+ phosphorylase, translating into MPSRRVTWPKAWRIIASRFPPIDLFERVSDDPKVWDALIALEQMTNPRLRDEAGEISLVPTERRVSGANASWVMAAFTHINKRGSRFSDGTFGVYYAADTLETAIAETVYHFGIFAADSGDPARREDMRVLVGALDHEFEDIFALDDDIKAGLLDSVSYSKSQPYAVARRDAGSDGFVYPSVRRTGFECVAAFWPDVVGIPVQERHLQYEWDGARVRRYFDYSLERWIDLP; encoded by the coding sequence ATGCCGTCGCGTCGCGTCACCTGGCCGAAAGCGTGGCGCATCATTGCGTCGCGTTTCCCGCCCATCGATCTGTTCGAACGCGTGTCCGACGATCCCAAGGTCTGGGACGCGCTGATCGCGCTCGAGCAGATGACCAATCCGCGGCTGCGCGACGAGGCTGGCGAGATCAGCCTGGTGCCGACGGAGCGCCGCGTGTCGGGCGCCAATGCATCTTGGGTGATGGCGGCCTTTACGCACATCAACAAGCGCGGCTCACGCTTCTCCGATGGCACGTTCGGCGTTTATTACGCCGCCGACACGCTGGAGACGGCGATTGCCGAGACGGTCTATCACTTCGGAATCTTTGCGGCCGACTCGGGCGACCCCGCGCGCCGTGAGGACATGCGCGTGCTGGTCGGCGCATTGGACCACGAGTTCGAGGATATCTTCGCGCTTGACGATGACATCAAGGCCGGCCTGCTCGACAGCGTCAGCTATTCGAAGAGCCAGCCTTACGCGGTGGCGCGCCGCGATGCCGGCTCGGACGGCTTTGTCTATCCAAGCGTCCGCCGCACGGGCTTCGAATGCGTTGCCGCGTTCTGGCCGGATGTCGTCGGCATTCCGGTGCAGGAGCGTCACCTGCAGTATGAATGGGACGGCGCGCGGGTGAGGCGCTATTTCGATTACAGCCTCGAGCGCTGGATCGACTTGCCCTGA
- the lnt gene encoding apolipoprotein N-acyltransferase, whose translation MILAGTITRIAHAILLADGWRRAGIALAAGAASALAMAPFNAWPILFVTIPIAVWLIDGSASGRWSGAWSAAIAGWCFGFGYFVAGVYWVGYAFLVDAKTFGWLLPVAVAGLPAYLALYTALGFAAARFLWVRGPERLFAFAIAMACGEWLRGHMLTGFPWNAFGYALTQPLPMAQSVSLVGIWGLTFLALLIFATPATLADDPVDTPRPYRPVALAVVALAGLFAFGAARLSMHPTAYVKDLKLRIMQPNLQQDARFNYSAKNEVMARYLALSDRATGPQSNGVKDANILIWPESAFPFFLTREPDALAQIVNLIKPGTSLITGAVRPGNATGAKGPRAYNSIYVIDPDGSIRGIYDKLHLVPFGEFLPFQNFMERLGFQQLTKEVGGFLTGSRRRAMDVPGAPPMLPLICYEAVFPDEVMTEGQRPGWLINLTNDGWFGISSGPYQHFHQARVLAIAEGLPMVRAANTGISGVIDPLGRITASLPLGVEGVIDASLPRALGPTAFSHYRNTPFILFLVVSLVFVGRRRFRV comes from the coding sequence CTGATCTTGGCCGGCACCATCACACGAATTGCTCACGCGATCCTGCTTGCCGACGGATGGCGCCGCGCGGGCATTGCCCTTGCCGCTGGCGCGGCCTCGGCACTGGCGATGGCGCCGTTCAACGCCTGGCCCATTCTGTTCGTTACTATTCCGATCGCGGTCTGGCTGATCGACGGCTCGGCCTCAGGCCGCTGGAGCGGCGCGTGGTCGGCGGCGATCGCCGGATGGTGCTTCGGTTTCGGTTATTTCGTCGCCGGTGTTTACTGGGTGGGCTACGCCTTCCTCGTCGACGCCAAGACATTCGGTTGGCTGTTGCCGGTCGCCGTCGCCGGTCTGCCGGCTTATCTCGCGCTCTATACCGCGCTCGGCTTTGCCGCGGCGCGATTCCTTTGGGTCCGCGGGCCCGAACGGCTATTTGCCTTTGCCATTGCGATGGCCTGCGGCGAATGGCTGCGCGGCCACATGCTCACCGGCTTTCCGTGGAATGCATTTGGCTATGCGCTGACGCAACCATTGCCCATGGCGCAAAGCGTGTCGCTGGTCGGCATCTGGGGCCTGACGTTCCTGGCGCTGCTCATTTTCGCAACGCCGGCGACGTTGGCTGACGATCCGGTGGATACACCGCGGCCTTACCGGCCGGTGGCGCTGGCGGTGGTCGCGCTGGCTGGATTGTTCGCGTTCGGCGCGGCGCGGTTGTCCATGCATCCGACTGCCTATGTGAAGGATCTGAAGCTGCGCATCATGCAGCCGAACTTGCAGCAGGATGCGCGTTTCAACTACAGCGCCAAGAACGAAGTGATGGCGCGTTATCTCGCGCTGTCGGATCGCGCCACCGGACCGCAGTCGAATGGCGTGAAAGACGCCAACATCCTGATCTGGCCGGAATCGGCGTTTCCGTTTTTTCTCACACGCGAACCGGACGCACTGGCGCAGATCGTCAACCTGATCAAACCGGGGACCTCACTCATCACCGGCGCGGTGCGCCCGGGCAATGCCACCGGCGCCAAGGGGCCCCGCGCCTATAATTCGATCTACGTGATCGATCCCGACGGCTCGATCCGCGGCATCTACGACAAACTGCATCTGGTGCCGTTCGGCGAATTCCTTCCCTTCCAGAACTTCATGGAGCGGCTTGGCTTTCAGCAACTGACCAAGGAAGTCGGCGGCTTTCTCACCGGCAGCCGGCGCCGTGCGATGGATGTGCCCGGCGCCCCGCCGATGCTGCCGCTGATCTGCTACGAGGCTGTGTTCCCGGACGAAGTCATGACCGAAGGTCAGCGTCCCGGGTGGCTGATCAACCTCACCAATGACGGCTGGTTCGGTATCAGCAGCGGGCCTTACCAGCACTTTCATCAAGCGCGGGTTCTGGCCATAGCCGAGGGGTTGCCCATGGTACGCGCAGCCAATACCGGCATTTCCGGCGTGATCGACCCGCTCGGCCGTATCACGGCATCACTGCCTCTCGGTGTCGAAGGCGTCATCGACGCCAGCCTGCCGCGCGCGCTCGGTCCGACGGCTTTTAGCCATTATAGAAACACGCCATTTATTCTATTTTTGGTTGTATCTCTGGTATTCGTGGGCAGACGACGCTTTCGCGTTTAG
- a CDS encoding MbcA/ParS/Xre antitoxin family protein, whose protein sequence is MNAKLQKADFLPVEAHDLAMQGFFGIMSRWDADNKVMRAVLGSPAERTFFDWKKGRVARLPNDTLRRIGYVAGIWKALQIVYSDPQLADSWVNRPNRAFGGQTPLARMAAGDVTDLAAVRDYIDAARSPWS, encoded by the coding sequence ATGAATGCAAAATTGCAGAAAGCGGACTTCCTGCCGGTCGAGGCCCACGATCTGGCCATGCAGGGCTTCTTCGGCATCATGAGCCGCTGGGATGCCGACAATAAGGTGATGCGGGCTGTACTCGGGTCACCCGCCGAACGCACCTTCTTCGACTGGAAGAAGGGCAGGGTCGCGCGCCTGCCGAACGATACGTTGCGACGCATCGGCTACGTCGCCGGCATCTGGAAAGCGCTGCAGATCGTCTACTCCGATCCGCAACTCGCCGACTCCTGGGTTAACCGGCCGAACCGCGCCTTCGGTGGCCAGACGCCTTTGGCGCGGATGGCGGCGGGCGACGTCACCGATCTCGCCGCCGTCAGAGACTACATCGATGCAGCAAGATCGCCCTGGTCCTGA
- the ybeY gene encoding rRNA maturation RNase YbeY, with product MTPVTADIVVESDLWGAEPEAEATVATAISAAAEFLKSLPSTRGGEVSILLSDDSEVRDINRQFRGLDKPTNVLSFPAANTPATQGHLGDIVIAYETLRRECEAEDRLFLHHLAHLTVHGFLHLIGYDHETDAQADEMEALESRIMISMDMPDPWRDALPARDLQHGDA from the coding sequence ATGACACCCGTCACCGCCGATATCGTGGTCGAGTCCGACCTCTGGGGCGCCGAGCCTGAGGCCGAAGCGACTGTCGCAACCGCGATTTCGGCCGCCGCCGAGTTCTTGAAGAGCCTGCCCTCAACACGCGGCGGCGAAGTCAGTATTCTGCTGTCCGATGATTCGGAGGTCCGTGACATCAATCGGCAGTTTCGCGGTCTCGACAAGCCGACCAACGTGCTGTCGTTCCCGGCGGCCAACACACCGGCGACACAGGGCCATCTCGGCGATATCGTCATCGCCTACGAAACGCTGCGAAGGGAGTGCGAGGCTGAAGACCGCCTGTTTCTTCATCACCTCGCGCATCTGACCGTGCATGGTTTCCTCCACCTCATCGGCTACGATCACGAGACGGACGCGCAGGCGGACGAGATGGAAGCGCTCGAGAGCCGCATCATGATTTCGATGGACATGCCCGATCCCTGGCGGGATGCGCTCCCCGCCCGCGATCTTCAACATGGCGATGCGTAA
- the miaB gene encoding tRNA (N6-isopentenyl adenosine(37)-C2)-methylthiotransferase MiaB, with the protein MNRPRKVHVKSFGCQMNVYDSHRMADTLAPEGYVETQLPAEADLIILNTCHIREKAVDKVYSEIGRMRELKDQAELEGRRMLIAVAGCVAQAEGEEIVRRTDSVDVVVGSQNYHKLPALIARALDGEKIVDTEFPAEDKFDALAQPSPQAIAKRGISAFVTVQEGCDKFCTFCVVPYTRGAEISRPVAKVLADIERLAANGVREISLIGQNVNAYHGVDANGDAVTLGALMRRIARVPGIARLRYMTSHPRDMLSPVCDDLIAAHGDLPELMPYVHLPVQAGSDRILAAMNRKHTRKEYMTAIERLRAARPDIAFTSDFIVGFPGETEADFRETLSLAEEVNFAMAYTFSYSPRPGTPAAKLDDQVPNAEKHERLLRLQAVIDRQWKAFNGSFAGKTMEILLEKPGKLTGQLVGRSPYLQSVHVMAQPSLIGQIVPVRITDIGTNTLFGELADTTRAPALASLGA; encoded by the coding sequence ATGAACAGACCGCGCAAAGTCCACGTCAAATCCTTCGGCTGCCAGATGAACGTCTACGATTCGCATCGTATGGCGGACACGCTCGCGCCTGAGGGCTACGTCGAGACGCAGCTGCCGGCCGAGGCCGATCTCATCATCCTCAACACCTGCCACATCCGCGAGAAGGCGGTCGACAAGGTCTATTCCGAGATCGGCCGCATGCGCGAACTCAAGGACCAGGCCGAGCTTGAAGGCCGGCGCATGCTGATCGCCGTCGCCGGCTGCGTCGCGCAGGCCGAAGGCGAGGAGATCGTGCGCCGTACCGACTCCGTCGATGTCGTGGTTGGTTCGCAGAACTATCACAAGTTGCCGGCGCTGATCGCCCGCGCGCTCGACGGCGAGAAGATCGTCGACACCGAATTTCCCGCTGAGGACAAGTTCGACGCGCTGGCGCAGCCGTCGCCGCAAGCGATCGCCAAACGCGGCATTTCCGCTTTCGTCACCGTGCAGGAAGGCTGCGATAAATTCTGCACTTTCTGCGTCGTGCCCTATACGCGCGGCGCCGAAATATCGCGGCCGGTTGCCAAGGTGCTGGCCGATATCGAGCGCCTCGCGGCCAATGGCGTGCGCGAAATCTCGCTGATCGGGCAGAATGTGAATGCCTATCACGGCGTCGATGCCAATGGCGATGCCGTGACGCTCGGCGCCTTGATGCGCCGCATCGCCCGCGTGCCGGGCATCGCGCGGCTGCGCTACATGACCAGCCATCCGCGCGACATGCTCTCGCCGGTTTGCGACGATCTCATCGCCGCGCATGGCGATTTGCCCGAATTGATGCCTTACGTGCATCTGCCGGTGCAGGCCGGTTCGGACCGCATCCTCGCGGCGATGAACCGCAAGCATACGCGCAAGGAATACATGACGGCGATCGAGCGTCTTCGGGCCGCGAGACCCGACATCGCCTTCACCTCGGATTTCATCGTCGGGTTCCCGGGCGAAACCGAAGCCGACTTCCGCGAGACCTTGTCGCTCGCCGAGGAAGTCAATTTCGCCATGGCCTACACCTTCAGCTACTCGCCGCGCCCCGGCACCCCGGCGGCGAAGCTCGACGATCAGGTGCCAAATGCCGAAAAACACGAGCGTTTGCTGCGCTTGCAGGCCGTGATCGACCGGCAATGGAAGGCCTTTAACGGCTCATTTGCAGGCAAAACCATGGAAATTCTTCTCGAAAAGCCCGGAAAACTCACTGGGCAACTGGTCGGCCGCTCCCCATATCTGCAATCGGTCCATGTGATGGCGCAGCCGTCGCTGATCGGCCAGATCGTGCCGGTTCGCATCACCGATATCGGGACCAACACCCTGTTCGGCGAACTCGCGGACACCACGCGCGCGCCGGCTTTGGCCAGTCTGGGAGCTTGA
- a CDS encoding PhoH family protein, translating to MRTPDPVIPAAAVSDETATTQVVLAFEDNKLASVLFGQYGQNLALVERKLGVKADSRGNHVTLEGSRGGVEQARHVLEGLYEQIKRGHDLSSGDVEGAIRQAIAQGSLFDFDSSQPRQAFEEINLRKRPVRARTAAQDAYMRALKRHSLVFGIGPAGTGKTWLAVAQAIQMFERKEVDRIILSRPAVEAGERLGFLPGDMREKVDPYLRPIYDALHDLMDPRIVERALEQGDIEIAPLAFMRGRTLANACVILDEAQNTTSMQMKMFLTRLGENSRMIITGDPSQVDLPNGQVSGLAEATRLLKGVEGIGMVEFGAADVIRHELVQRIVEAYDRAGTSRETRK from the coding sequence TTGCGCACACCGGATCCCGTGATCCCCGCCGCCGCCGTTTCCGACGAAACGGCCACGACGCAGGTCGTGCTCGCTTTCGAGGACAACAAGCTCGCTTCGGTGCTGTTCGGTCAGTACGGCCAGAACCTGGCGCTGGTCGAGCGCAAACTCGGCGTGAAAGCCGACTCGCGCGGCAATCATGTCACGCTCGAAGGATCGCGCGGCGGCGTCGAACAGGCGCGTCACGTACTAGAAGGGCTCTACGAGCAGATCAAGCGCGGCCACGATTTGTCTTCGGGTGATGTCGAAGGCGCCATCCGCCAGGCCATCGCGCAAGGCTCGCTGTTCGATTTCGATTCGAGCCAACCGCGCCAGGCCTTCGAGGAAATCAATTTGCGCAAGCGTCCGGTGCGCGCCCGCACCGCCGCGCAGGACGCCTATATGCGCGCGCTCAAGCGCCACTCGCTGGTGTTCGGCATCGGCCCGGCCGGCACCGGCAAGACGTGGCTCGCGGTCGCACAAGCGATCCAGATGTTCGAGCGCAAGGAAGTCGATCGCATCATCCTGTCGCGTCCGGCGGTCGAAGCCGGCGAACGTCTCGGCTTCCTGCCGGGCGACATGCGCGAGAAGGTCGATCCTTACCTGCGGCCGATCTACGACGCGCTGCATGACTTGATGGACCCGCGCATCGTCGAACGCGCGTTGGAGCAGGGCGACATAGAGATCGCGCCGCTCGCCTTCATGCGCGGCCGCACTTTGGCCAATGCCTGCGTCATTCTCGACGAGGCGCAGAACACGACATCGATGCAGATGAAGATGTTTCTGACTCGCTTGGGCGAGAACAGCCGCATGATCATCACCGGCGACCCGTCACAAGTCGACTTGCCGAACGGTCAGGTGTCGGGCCTTGCCGAAGCGACGCGCCTGCTGAAGGGCGTCGAGGGCATCGGCATGGTCGAGTTCGGCGCCGCCGACGTCATCCGTCACGAACTGGTCCAGCGTATCGTCGAGGCTTACGACCGCGCCGGCACCTCGCGCGAGACCCGGAAATGA
- the metK gene encoding methionine adenosyltransferase encodes MAHKNFLFTSESVSEGHPDKVCDQISDAVLDAFLANDIKLGIADDSAVNTRLGCETLATTNKIVIAGEGRGQAPFFRKHGDKVVVDREYITQIARDVVKDIGYDQDGFSFYGADVEVLLHGQSPDIAMGVDAKKKKSGEEEGAGDQGMMFGFACTESEVYEKNSFMPAPIYFAHKILRSLSEKRHSKALPDLQPDAKSQVTVRYVDGKPVGCTKVVVSTQHNEKSRNGKKYTPGMVKDMIEQTVTQALPKGWMPEKSSDFLVNPTGNFVIGGPDGDCGLTGRKIIVDTYGGYAPHGGGAFSGKDPTKVDRSAAYAARYLAKNVVAAGLAERCTIQVAYAIGVADPMSLLVDTHGTGKVDEKKLEKILPQLFRLTPTNIRRTLKLNKPIYRRTAAYGHFGRAPEKDGGFSWERTDLAAQLKSAFK; translated from the coding sequence GTGGCTCACAAGAACTTTCTTTTCACCAGCGAATCGGTTTCCGAAGGCCATCCGGATAAGGTCTGCGACCAGATCTCCGACGCGGTGTTGGACGCCTTTCTGGCCAACGACATCAAGCTAGGCATCGCTGATGACAGCGCGGTGAACACGCGCCTCGGCTGCGAAACGCTGGCCACCACCAACAAGATCGTCATTGCCGGCGAAGGCCGCGGCCAGGCGCCGTTCTTCCGCAAGCACGGCGACAAGGTCGTCGTCGACCGCGAATACATCACCCAGATCGCGCGCGATGTCGTCAAGGACATCGGCTACGACCAGGATGGTTTCTCCTTCTACGGCGCCGACGTCGAGGTGCTGCTGCACGGCCAATCGCCCGACATCGCCATGGGCGTCGATGCCAAGAAGAAGAAATCGGGTGAGGAAGAAGGCGCTGGCGACCAGGGCATGATGTTCGGCTTCGCCTGCACCGAGAGCGAAGTCTACGAGAAGAACTCGTTCATGCCGGCGCCGATCTATTTCGCACACAAGATCCTGCGCTCGCTGTCCGAAAAGCGCCACTCCAAGGCGCTGCCGGATTTGCAGCCCGACGCCAAGAGCCAGGTGACGGTGCGCTATGTCGACGGCAAGCCGGTCGGCTGCACCAAGGTCGTCGTGTCGACCCAGCACAATGAGAAGAGCCGCAACGGCAAGAAGTACACGCCGGGCATGGTCAAGGACATGATCGAGCAGACCGTGACCCAGGCGCTGCCGAAGGGCTGGATGCCGGAGAAGTCCTCGGACTTCCTGGTCAACCCGACCGGCAACTTCGTCATCGGCGGTCCGGACGGCGACTGCGGCCTCACCGGCCGCAAGATCATCGTCGATACTTACGGTGGCTACGCGCCGCATGGCGGCGGCGCCTTCTCCGGCAAGGACCCGACCAAGGTCGACCGCTCGGCCGCTTACGCCGCGCGTTACCTCGCCAAGAACGTGGTCGCCGCCGGTCTTGCCGAACGCTGCACCATCCAGGTCGCCTACGCCATCGGCGTTGCCGACCCGATGTCGCTGCTGGTCGACACCCACGGCACCGGCAAGGTCGATGAGAAGAAGCTGGAGAAGATCCTGCCGCAGCTCTTCCGCCTGACGCCGACCAATATCCGCCGCACGCTCAAGCTGAACAAGCCGATCTACCGCCGCACCGCCGCTTACGGCCACTTCGGCCGCGCGCCGGAAAAGGACGGCGGCTTCTCGTGGGAGCGGACCGATCTCGCCGCGCAGCTCAAGAGCGCTTTCAAGTAA